AGTGGAAGTGACACGGTTTCTTTCTGCTACACTAACATTTTCTCTAAAACTACTTTTACAAGAATTGAGTGATCCACACGTTAAGTCAGTCTTTGTTTACTaattcttttattgtttttgttcgACGCATGGATCGGATCATTCATTTGTTTACTAAGTCAAATAAACCTCATGAACAAGTCATTGGAGCCCATTAaaactctttttacttttcttctttttttttatttgttattttataacTTAGANGTCATTGGAGCCCATTAAaactcttttacttttcttcttcttttttatttgttattgtaTAACTTAGCAACTTCCACGTTGTAGGCAATGGGAAGGATCCTCGCTACTTCCTTGCGTCCATTAGTCTTCCGTTCCCACTTCCCACCAATCATACATAAATtctgattgtgtttttttttgggggttaatTAAACNTCCATTAGTCTTCCGTTCCCACTTCCCACCAATCATACATAAATTCTGAATGTGTTTTTTTGGGGGTTAATTAAAGACAACTCAAAAACTAGAGACAGACACACCCAAAACTAAAGATGAGCTCCTCTGACTCTTCTTCCGCGGAATCCCGTCTGGCCACGGCTAAGACGGTTCTCACCACCGCGGCTTCGGTGGCTGCAACCGCAATGCTGGCTCGATCGCTAGTCCAAGATTATTTGCCTGACGAGGTGCACAACTACATTTCCTATGGCTTCCGCAGTATCTTTAGTTACTTCTCCTCCCAAATGACGATAATCATCGAAGAATTTGAAGGTTTTGCTCACAATGAAGTCTTTGAGGCTGCAGAGGCCTATCTAGCCACCAAGATCTCTCCTTCTAACAAAAGAATCAAAGTGAGTAAACACGAGAAAGAAAACAACTACAATGTCACCGTGGAGCGTGACGAGGAAGTTGTGGACACCTACAACGGGGTCAAATTccagtggatcctccattgtcGCCATGTCGAGTCCAAGCACTTCCACAACCCACGGGATCTAAACTCCACGCTGAGATCTGAGGTCCGATCATTCGAGCTTAACTTCCACAAGAAGTTCAAAGACATAGCTCTTGAATCTTACCTGCCATTCATGGTGAAAAGAGCCACGTCGTTGAAGCAAGAGAAGAAAACACTCAAGATCTTCACTCTCTCCCCTGAAAACATGTATGGGAATTACTCTGACGCGTGGACCTCTGTTACTCTTGACCATCCTTCTACCTTCAAAACTCTAGCAATGGATTCAGATGTCAAGAGAAATGTGATGGACGATCTAGACCAATTTGTGCAGCGGAGAGACTACTATAAGAGAGTTGGTAAAGCTTGGAAGAGAGGTTACTTGCTGTACGGTCCACCGGGTACTGGGAAATCAAGTTTAATCGCAGCCATGGCCAATCACCTCAACTTTGATATCTACGACCTAGAGTTGACTGCGGTTAACAACAACTCTGAGCTCCGGCGGTTATTGATTGCCACTGCTAACCGTTCGATTCTTATTGTAGAAGATATCGATTGTTCACTAGAACTCAAAGATAGGACTAGTGACGAACCTGACGAAATGGAGGATCCACGGTATAAAAAGGTGACGCTCTCTGGATTGTTAAATTTCATAGATGGTCTATGGTCAAGCTGCGGTGACGAAAGGATCATAATATTCACAACCAATTACAAAGAGAAACTCGACCCAGCGTTGTTGAGGCCAGGGCGTATGGACATGCACATTCACATGTCCTACTGCACACCGAGTACTTTCAAAGCTCTTGCTTCAAACTATCTAGAGATCAAAGAGCACCACCTTTTCAGCAAGGTCGAGGAAGGTATTGAGGCGACAGAGGTTACCCCAGCAGAGGTGGCTGAACAGCTTATGAGGAATGACACTGTTGATAAGGTTCTTGAGGGTCTGATCGAGTTCTTGAAAGTCAAGAAGATCGAAAACGAACAAGATAAGGCCAAGAAAGAAAAGCAAGAGTTGGAGAACAAGACAAAGACCACCGAGGGAAAAGATCATTCGGTAGTCAAGAAAACCgaagaggttgatgaacagcaaGTGAGGAACGACCGTGTTGATAAGGTTCTTGAAGGTTTGGTCGAGTTATTAAAAGCCAAGAAGATGGAGAACGACCAAGATAAAAGCCAAACATGAGGAGCGACATGAACTTGGCAGAATATATCAATACCTTAATTATTAAAATCGCCTGAGAAGAATCGTTGATTTGTCTCTCTATTTTGGGATGATCCAACATTACAAAGGAGCTAAATTAATAGCCAAAAACACAAGGATTAAGTCATATAATGAatgaagttcatatgattttattccACTAAATTAAGTCGATCATTCAGTAATAAGAATTTCTCACTAATCAGAAAGAGATGTCTTTTTATTCCAACTCCAAAGACTTGCAGTTTCTGGAAAATACATAATCGACTAAAGTTACTGTCTACCAACACTCTACAGTTTCAGATTTAGACCTAAGATTTCAAGAATCGGTCTGATAAACCAAGAAATCAGAAAGtaaaattcaaagcataaaCCCCCTTGATTAGAGATCTAGCAAGTAGGCAAGAATAAGGAAAACACAGAGTAAGAAGAACCAATAATGCAGACAAGGAGACAAAAAATTGACTTAATACTTAACCTACCGCGGAGTCCGAGTGGAATCCCATTTGTTATCAAGTCTGCAAAATCAACCACTCATAGCTCCTCGGATCCATATGATCCAAGACGGCTTTGATTTCTAAGGTACCGAGTTTTCTTCCACTTTTTCTTGATATTAAAAGGGCTATAATTTTAGCACACTACACAATACGTTGACTAATACTTTCTTTATTAAATGGGCCGTACATGTTttaattgttcttcttttttctctatatattactAGGTAGGACTGAGACCTCCTGcgagtattttaaaaaaataaaattaaaattaaaattatacattatgaaattatttaaatgaaatagaatagtttgaatacataaacttttactaaaaacacaatcatcaaaatgaaaacttataacaaaaaatattatgtagaatagacgcaactttgcaaaacatattgtttaaattattataaatataagatatttttacaAAGAATTATGGTATAgagctaaaattaaaaaaaaatctatactaacAAAAAGTATGAGCTAAAATCTCATAAGACCGtccacataagattttaaacaaccaatagaaatttgacgtatcacttattaatattttatacaatttccagaattttctatattaaaaattattttaaacaacctatcatgatttgacatatcattcattaacattttttaaatttacagaattttttagaaaaaggaaaattttaaatttatggaaataaaaaaactaagcacaatatcccacatcggctagaaattttttagacaatagttcagaaccagtataaataagattaatatgcttccaacaacgaatgagcaggaaagcttgatttatcatgtgtccaagtttaaaagttttatttggtttgatctggttttttatttgatcaaattaaaactttaaacagtttcaaaaaaaaattataatatttaaaaattttaaaagttgaaatattataaatattgaaacttttaaaagttcttagcttttcaaaagtttttaaatattataagttttaaattttaaaagtttaaaatattataaatattgaaatttttaaaagtttttagcttttaaaaagttttaaaatattataattttaaaattttaaaatattataaatatttgaaactttttaaaaggttcaaaatttatatttcgaaaccttttaaaagtttaaaatattataaatattgatgcaaaacataaattatcttatttatctacatttgtgcttttgatttcttatgagctgtaaaacatatttttgtgtatgattttatagatgagttgatattctttcattaattttttatttttgggtctaaagaagaaggattgacattgcaagaccttaatttgatgtttgagtcaaattttgaggtttaaagaagaaagatggacgacaaacacacatgttttattagctatacataggcatgaccagagttacggttgtcacagttaaggtttattaaccatcggttatggttttGTAAccttatactaataaaaagtatgagctataagctcctaatgccgtccacataggattttaaacaaccaatagaaatttgacatatcacttattaacattttatacaatttccagaattttctatattaagaattattttaaacaacctatcatgatttgacatgtcattcattaatattttttaaatttactgaattttttagaaaaaggaaaattttaaatttatggaaatcaaagaactaagcacaatatcccacatcggctataaattttttagacaatggttcagaaccagtataaataagattaatatgcttccaacaacgactgagcaggaaagcttgatttatcaggcatccaagtttaaaaaatttatttggtttgatctggttttttatttgatcaaattaaaactttaaacattttcagaaaaatattataatatttaaaaattttaaaagtttaaatattataaatattgaaattttttaaaaggttcaaattttatatttcgaaaccttttaaaagtttataatattataaatattgatgcaaaacataaaggGGCATTCTTAAAAATGTCACTTTTTTCATGtgccctttttaaaaatacccctccATATTGGCCATTTtgaaaactacccctctttatgtacaaaatgatcaaattacccttttttgagtgacagcaagaatctacagtcatcaaaatcgaaaatattttcctgccaaaaattttaaaatttataccttataaaaacattgtaaacgctattaaaaacctttcaaaagtgtttacaaggtgtttaaaaaccttttaaaaaccttgtaaatgcatttaaaaaccttgtaaatgctttttaaaagcttttacaaggtgtttaacaaccttttaaacccttttaaaaaccttataaaaaccttgtaactgcttttaaaaaaccttgtaaatgcttttaaaaaagccttataaaaaccttgtaaatgcttttaaaaaccttataaaaagcgtttacaaggtgtttaaaaatctttttaaaaaccatttgaaaaccttttaaaaaccttattaaAACCTGGTAAAatcgtttacaaggtgtttaaaaaaccttttaaaactctttaaaaaatcttgtaaaacctttacaaggtgtttataaggcttttataaggtttctaccttataaaaccttttaaaaaccttgtaaattttttttggcgggaattttttttgtcaaaaattttacaaaaaaacttttggcgggaaaatatgtcggaaatgtttttggcgggaaaattttgttttgctttttattgattaaaatatttttcatctaaggataaaatggtcattaaaaattaaaggagggcaaaaataaaaatggctaaaaaagggatatttttgaaaaaggggtAGATCagaaagggtatttttaacaaaaagggtattttatcttatttatctacatttgtgctttttattttttatgagctgtaaaacatatttttgtgtatgattttatagatgagttgatattctttcattaattttttatttttgggtctaaggaagaaggattgacatcgcaagaccttaatttgatgtttgagtcaaattttgaggtttaaagaagaaagatggatgACAAACActcatgttttattagctatacataggcatgaccagggttacgtTTGtcacggttacgtttaaatacggttacggttcaagcgggaactgttatatacggttatagttatttgataatatgatacagttgatattatttgatgatataatataattgatattatatatttataattaatatgttcttatagtgtac
The sequence above is drawn from the Camelina sativa cultivar DH55 chromosome 4, Cs, whole genome shotgun sequence genome and encodes:
- the LOC104780923 gene encoding protein HYPER-SENSITIVITY-RELATED 4, whose product is MSSSDSSSAESRLATAKTVLTTAASVAATAMLARSLVQDYLPDEVHNYISYGFRSIFSYFSSQMTIIIEEFEGFAHNEVFEAAEAYLATKISPSNKRIKVSKHEKENNYNVTVERDEEVVDTYNGVKFQWILHCRHVESKHFHNPRDLNSTLRSEVRSFELNFHKKFKDIALESYLPFMVKRATSLKQEKKTLKIFTLSPENMYGNYSDAWTSVTLDHPSTFKTLAMDSDVKRNVMDDLDQFVQRRDYYKRVGKAWKRGYLLYGPPGTGKSSLIAAMANHLNFDIYDLELTAVNNNSELRRLLIATANRSILIVEDIDCSLELKDRTSDEPDEMEDPRYKKVTLSGLLNFIDGLWSSCGDERIIIFTTNYKEKLDPALLRPGRMDMHIHMSYCTPSTFKALASNYLEIKEHHLFSKVEEGIEATEVTPAEVAEQLMRNDTVDKVLEGLIEFLKVKKIENEQDKAKKEKQELENKTKTTEGKDHSVVKKTEEVDEQQVRNDRVDKVLEGLVELLKAKKMENDQDKSQT